In a single window of the Metopolophium dirhodum isolate CAU chromosome 2, ASM1992520v1, whole genome shotgun sequence genome:
- the LOC132938387 gene encoding COP9 signalosome complex subunit 3 has product MDSDMAVPQLDQFVLTVRNLANSADNRELTEYLSKQSETLHKYITNLDSVLEALDVHENSITVLTVLGVKAIAQKPPDIPGVQYHTAIATQINDFVVTISEDELRVLAEPLANVMKAMLTNLGDMEKPMSAIPIIRRAICKLQEKPYQLTQLHCLLCQACLMSNNLKPALSLLDQDIYVLGTDEPGVTFDSKFFLSYYYLGGVIYSAMKNYSRAITFFEIALTTLLPLLTQIMIESYKKFVLVSIIHLGTVPALPKLSPALIERVLKPVCQAYLDIIPAYQSGDPEELQRTINKYHDIYLRDNNKGLVKQVVKALHRKNIHKLTNTFLNMSISDLAQRINLPNIVEAEEHLMAMIESGEIYGKINRKEGTIMFNDPPKKYEDPSVLKKILDEVTNKISFSSTVRMMDEAILINPSFVKKTSSEDDGLSLGQSSSKSYQA; this is encoded by the exons ATGGACAGCGACATGGCGGTCCCTCAACTTGACCAGTTCGTGCTGACCGTCAGAAATTTGGCCAACTCGG CTGACAATCGAGAACTTACCGAATATCTTTCCAAACAGTCGGAAAcactacataaatatattactaatttagATAGTGTTCTTGAGGCACTTGATGTTCATGAGAACTCAATCACAGTACTTACTGTTTTGGGTGTTAAAGCTATTGCCCAAAAACCCCCGGATATACCAGGAGTTCAATATCATACAGCAATAGCAACACAAATTAATGACTTTGTTGTCACTATCAGTGAAGATGAACTCAGAGTTTTGGCTGAACCAT TGGCTAATGTGATGAAAGCTATGTTGACTAATCTTGGTGATATGGAGAAACCTATGTCTGCTATTCCAATTATAAGGCGTGCTATATGTAAACTGCAGGAGAAACCATATCAATTAACTCAACTTCATTGTCTTTTATGCCAAGCCTGTTTAATGTCCAATAATCTTAAGCCTGCCCTAAGTCTTTTGGATCAGGATATATATGTATTGGGAACTGATGAA ccTGGAGTGACGTTcgattcaaaattttttttaagttactacTATTTGGGTGGTGTAATCTACTCTGCAATGAAGAATTATTCAAGAGCAATTACATTCTTTGAAATTGCTCTTACAACTTTACTTCCTTTGCTGACTCAAATCATGATAGAATCATATAAGAAATTTGTTTTGGTCTCAATTATACATTTAGGAACTGTACCTGCACTTCCAAAGTTATCACCAGCCCTCATTGAAAGAGTGCTAAAACCTGTGTGCCAAGCATATTTGGATATAATACCAGCGTATCAAAGTGGTGATCCAGAGGAACTACAAAGGACAATCAACAAATACCATGATATTTATCTaag AGATAATAATAAAGGATTAGTAAAACAAGTCGTAAAAGCATTGCACAGGAAGAATATACATAAATTGACAAACACTTTTTTGAATATGTCAATATCTGATTTAGCACAAAGAATCAATCTTCCTAATATAGTAGAAGCCGAAGAACATCTAATGGCCATG attGAATCTGGTGAAATTTATGGCAAGATCAACCGTAAAGAAGGTACAATTATGTTTAATGATCCACCCAAGAAATATGAAGACCCAAgtgttctaaaaaaaattttagatgaa gtAACTAATAAGATATCATTTAGCAGTACAGTACGAATGATGGATGaagctattttaataaatccatCGTTTGTTAAAAAAACTAGTAGTGAAGATGATGGACTTTCTTTAGGCCAAAGTTCATCCAAAAGTTATCAAGCATGA
- the LOC132939377 gene encoding major facilitator superfamily domain-containing protein 9 isoform X1, with product MANFIYIYIIGFLDIASLATIMPSFNRRLLKFGATHLQITLLESLFSSFQLITGPIVGTLSDQYGRKPLLLLSMIFSVLAFFAMGHCNTYLSIAAIRLMLGCFKHTQMLGKSLIGDNVPKTQQLSAHGKLNSFISLSFMIAPIYGGYLSEHENGFYYLACSTSLLCAINVIIITLSVPTKIIKTTGLKKNMFHHLKEVDWIEYWPLLFMRMMYTATLSTMMVTFGFVLIETYKLTPSQVGYTLSVNSSIGVATGFAVARLEPFFRKYSSFKKCFFSFILLFVGYVCLSFAPNITFHIVCMVPIIAAGTLIEVFLNQILSETCMGENRGTLEGAMTSSISVARSITPVVAGLAMDVYGSSGAYAFAALAAISAAMLAKFYDKKTKPS from the coding sequence ATGgcaaactttatttatatatacattattggcTTTTTAGACATAGCCAGTCTAGCCACAATCATGCCTTCATTTAATCGTCGTCTCTTAAAATTTGGAGCTACTCATTTACAGATAACCCTTCTAGAGTCTCtcttttcaagttttcaactaATCACAGGCCCCATTGTTGGAACACTGAGTGATCAATATGGTCGCAAACCGTTGCTTTTGCTTTCAATGATCTTTAGTGTTCTTGCCTTTTTTGCCATGGGGCACTGCAATACTTATCTGTCGATTGCTGCCATTCGATTGATGTTAGGTTGTTTCAAACACACCCAAATGTTAGGAAAATCATTGATTGGTGATAATGTACCTAAAACTCAACAATTGAGCGCCCATGGAAAATTGAACAGTTTCATTTCATTATCATTTATGATAGCACCGATTTATGGTGGTTATTTATCTGAACACGAAAATGGTTTTTACTACTTAGCTTGCTCAACCAGCTTACTTTGTGCcataaatgtcattattattacattgagTGTACCAACCAAGATAATTAAAACAACtggtcttaaaaaaaatatgtttcaccATTTAAAAGAAGTCGATTGGATAGAATATTGGCCATTATTGTTCATGAGAATGATGTATACTGCAACACTATCAACAATGATGGTGACATTTGGTTTTGTTCTCATAGAAACTTATAAACTCACACCATCCCAAGTTGGTTACACTTTGTCAGTTAATAGTTCAATTGGCGTTGCTACTGGATTTGCAGTTGCCAGATTGGAGCCATTCTTTCGTAAATATAGTTCgttcaaaaaatgtttctttagttttatattactgTTTGTTGGATATGTTTGTTTGTCATTTGCTCCTAATATAACGTTTCACATTGTGTGCATGGTTCCTATCATTGCAGCTGGTACTCTgattgaagtatttttaaatcaaattctaTCGGAAACCTGTATGGGTGAAAATAGAGGAACTCTAGAAGGTGCTATGACTAGCTCTATCTCAGTAGCCCGATCTATTACACCTGTAGTAGCAGGATTGGCTATGGATGTATATGGTTCTAGTGGGGCATATGCTTTTGCAGCTTTAGCTGCTATTTCTGCTGCAATGTTGGCtaaattttatgataaaaaaaccaaaccatcgtaa
- the LOC132938388 gene encoding E3 SUMO-protein ligase ZBED1-like isoform X1 — translation MSPSIVWKHFTKNNNGTATCQLCQKTLKTSERHTSQYIADTLNEVCIQWNISLETITAIVTDGAANITKAVDLLFGNPNKPRHIPCFAHTLNLVAQSAISRVADLSLLIKNVKSIVTWFKHSVVASDELRKVSNSKLIQEVATRWNSTFYMLERFIALRPFINDIVNRNISAPPMVCAKDIEEIIEIITVLRPLEAATKELCGEQYVSSSMVIPIVHLLETKIDEATTTQILSNQLKNALKLECSKRLGQIENVTFLAIATILDPRFKRLYFKNSVSLSKMLTKIAEEIKSCEGTSESSSDSSDSSQNKEFNLWNNHEKIVQQSSRSRGRATREEIGYPSELNLYLKSAVGRLTDSPLLLWKDMSTVYPNLVKVALKYLSTVATSVPSERLFSKAGLTMNQQRNRLTSKKLNMLLFLQSVDESFWEL, via the exons ATGAGTCCCAGTATAGTATGGAAAcattttacgaaaaataataatggtacagCGACTTGCCAATTATGTCAGAAAACGTTAAAAACGAGTG AAAGGCATACATCTCAGTACATTGCTGATACATTAAATGAGGTATGTATCCAATGGAACATTTCTTTGGAAACCATAACTGCAATTGTTACTGATGGAGCTGCGAACATAACAAAAGCTGTTGATTTATTGTTTGGAAATCCCAATAAGCCACGTCACATACCATGCTTCGCCCATACATTAAACTTGGTAGCTCAAAGTGCTATCTCCAGAGTCGCTGATTTAAGTTTACttattaaaaacgtaaaatcTATTGTAACATGGTTTAAACATTCGGTAGTAGCTAGTGATGAACTAAGAAAAGTTTCAAATAGTAAACTCATTCAAGAAGTTGCAACGAGGTGgaatagtacattttatatgCTTGAACGATTTATTGCTCTACGTCCATTCATTAACGATATTGTAAATCGTAATATCTCCGCTCCTCCAATGGTTTGTGCTAAAGATATAGaagaaattattgaaataattactgTTTTAAGGCCATTGGAAGCAGCAACAAAAGAATTATGTGGTGAACAATATGTTTCTAGTAGTATGGTCATACCAATTGTGCActtattagaaacaaaaattgATGAGGCAACAACAACTCAAATTCTTAGCAATCaactaaaaaatgcattaaaattagAGTGTTCAAAGCGACTAGGACAAATTGAAAACGTTACATTTTTAGCAATTGCTACAATATTAGATCCTAGATTCAAAaggttgtattttaaaaattcagtctcattatctaaaatgttaacCAAAATAGCTGAAGAAATTAAGTCGTGTGAAGGAACATCTGAAAGTTCATCTGATTCTTCTGATTCATCTC aaaataaagaatttaatttatggAATAATCACGAAAAAATTGTACAACAAAGTAGCCGTAGTCGTGGGCGAGCCACAAGAGAAGAAATTGGTTATCCATCtgaactaaatttatatttgaaaagtgCTGTAGGTCGGTTGACGGACAGTCCGTTATTACTGTGGAAAGATATGTCCACAGTTTATCCAAATCTTGTCAAAGtagctttaaaatatttaagcacAGTAGCTACTTCGGTACCCAGTGAAAGACTATTCTCTAAAGCAGGCTTGACTATGAACCAACAACGAAACCGTTTGACtagcaaaaaattaaatatgctatTGTTTTTACAATCTGTTGATGAGAGTTTTTGggaattgtaa
- the LOC132938386 gene encoding splicing factor 3A subunit 1-like has product MPEGVEEVPTIGIIYPPPEVRNIVDKTASFVARNGPEFESRIRQNELGNPKFNFLTQGDPYHAYYVHKVKDLREKAAQEPTLPPKETKSMSTATQLKQQELLKQVQEAIFVPKDPPKEFEFIADPPSISALDLDIVKLTALFVARNGRQFLTNLMAREQRNFQFDFLRPQHSLFQYFTKLLEQYTKVLMPPKDLMKCLKEESYDRQQILDDVKYRSEWQKHQDALRRKEEQLIEKERLAYAQIDWHDFVVVETVDFQYGEIGNFPPPTTPDQVGVRTLMQERVDNGEEAVEMSDAEDDMQVDSDDEMEKRVNGRMYAPENELRVPGEEKSSRDNNQVQDMDESSSDDDGDLPPGVSKSDSRSNQMAQPSVPEKVIVKKGYNPKQIVRAPVKAPPEEYLISPITGEKIPASKVQEHMRIGLLDPRWVEQRDKHISDKMNQESVYAPGAAIEASLKQLAERRTDIFGVGVEETAIGKKIGEEETRKDDKATWDGHTSSVEAATRAARANITLEDQIHQIHKVKGLIHDDEKEKIGPKPVSGTVTISHPPTSQAVSVQMSMASNMQNAMMQPHAPNMMQSQPMMMVQQQQQMMVSQPQAYQVMQPQMPPNPFLGAARGMMQPPLPQPVMKHVMEISEDEPLMKKQKTEDSLEPEIQFMMKFNGPVMFNVGTPVLTDKPEWALNGQILNITLPLQETVSVIKTKIHELTGMPPGKQKLQCDGLFFKDSNTLAYYNIGPGSTIHLQLKERGGRKK; this is encoded by the exons ATGCCCGAAGGTGTTGAAGAAGTTCCTACCATCGGCATTATTTATCCACCGCCAGAAGTAAGGA ATATTGTCGATAAAACTGCCAGTTTTGTAGCACGAAATGGACCAGAATTTGAGTCTCGTATTCGTCAAAATGAATTGGGTAATCCCAAATTCAATTTTCTTACCCAAGGCGATCCTTACCATGCATACTATGTACACAAAGTCAAAGACCTCAGGGAAAAAGCTG CACAAGAACCAACCTTACCACCTAAAGAAACAAAAAGCATGTCAACTGCTACCCAACTTAAACAACAAGAGCTCCTGAAACAAGTACAGGAAGCAATATTTGTACCAAAAGATCCGCCAAAAGAATTTGAATTCATTGCTGATCCTCCATCAATATCAGCTCTTgactt aGATATAGTGAAGCTTACAGCATTATTTGTTGCTCGTAATGGCAGACAGTTTTTAACCAATCTGATGGCAAGAGAACAACGTAACTTTCAGTTTGACTTTTTACGTCCACAACATTcactatttcaatatttcacaAAGCTTCTTGAACAGTATACTAAAGTGTTGATGCCTCCTAAAGATCTTATGAAGTGTTTAAAAGAAGAAAGTTATGATCGACAACAAATTTTAGATGATGTCAAATATCGTTCTGAATGGCAAAAACACCAAGATGCTTTACGTAGAAAAGAAGAACagcttatagaaaaagaaagaT TGGCCTATGCTCAGATCGATTGGCatgattttgttgttgttgaaaCTGTTGACTTTCAATACGGTGAAATTGGCAATTTCCCTCCACCAACTACACCAGATCAAGTTGGTGTGCGTACATTGATGCAAGAACGTGTAGATAATGGAGAAGAAGCTGTTGAAATGAGTGATGCAGAAGACGATATGCAGGTAGACAGTGATGATGAAATGGAAAAACGAGTTAATGGTAGGATGTACGCACCAGAAAATGAACTCAGAGTGCCCGGTGAAGAGAAATCCAGTAGAGACAACAACcag gttcaaGACATGGATGAATCGTCCAGTGATGATGATGGTGATTTACCACCAGGTGTTTCGAAATCTGATAGTCGTTCAAACCAAATGGCTCAGCCGTCTGTTCCAGAAAAGGTTATTGTGAAAAAGGGATATAATCCCAAACAAA TTGTTCGAGCACCAGTTAAAGCACCTCCTGAAGAATATTTAATATCTCCAATTACTGGAGAAAAGATACCTGCAAGCAAAGTCCAAGAACATATGAGAATTGGATTATTAGATCCCCGTTGGGTAGAACAACGAGACAAGCATATCAGTGATAAAATGAACCAGGAATCTGTATATGCTCCAG GAGCTGCTATTGAGGCTAGTTTAAAACAGTTGGCTGAACGTCGTACTGATATATTTGGTGTTGGTGTTGAAGAAACTGCCATTGGTAAAAAAATTGGGGAAGAAGAAACTAGAAAAGATGATAAG gcTACATGGGATGGGCACACCTCTAGTGTAGAAGCTGCAACTCGTGCAGCACGAGCTAATATCACCCTAGAAGATCAAATTCACCAAATTCATAAAGTTAAAGGTCTAATTCATGATgacgaaaaagaaaaaattggtCCAAAACCTGTATCAGGTACAGTAACTATTTCTCATCCGCCTACTTCTCAAGCCGTTTCTGTACAAATGTCAATGGCTAGTAATATGCAAAACGCAATGATGCAACCACATGCCCCTAACATGATGCAATCACAACCTATGATGATGGTTCAGCAACAACAACAGATGATGG tttcACAACCTCAAGCTTATCAAGTAATGCAGCCCCAAATGCCACCAAATCCATTTTTGGGAGCTGCTAGAGGAATGATGCAACCTCCATTACCTCAg CCTGTAATGAAGCACGTAATGGAAATTTCTGAAGATGAACCGCTTATGAAAAAACAGAAGACTGAAGATTCTTTAGAACCTGAAATACAGTTTATGATGAAGTTTaat ggTCCTGTCATGTTTAATGTTGGAACACCTGTTCTCACCGACAAACCAGAATGGGCCCTCAATGGacagatattaaatataacattaccGCTTCAAGAAACGGTGTCTGTGATTAAGACAAAAATTCATGAGTTAACTGGAATGCCACCTGGCAAACAAAAACTACAATGTGAT GGATTATTCTTCAAAGATTCCAATACGttagcttattataatataggaccTGGTTCAACCATTCATTTGCAATTGAAAGAACGTGGTGGTCGTAAAAAgtaa
- the LOC132938174 gene encoding uncharacterized protein LOC132938174, with the protein MKFSSRYALVVKEAFTCMKNAKINIVMYKNSSNLANGNFGYIELLEAIEPNNNFQVNIESHHRGISNSVRMPSLNVQKTDVCNFISTDLLFVPLIRRIFDLEKFCPIAKGKHIVYKDTIVSKYRPYIPLGCWMIITKITKKESTFTCLNLTLQSLPSMKSEPYQCT; encoded by the exons ATGAAATTTTCG TCTCGTTATGCACTTGTCGTCAAAGAAGCCTTCACATGTATGAAAAATGCAAAGATTAACATTGTTATGTATAAAAACTCCTCGAATTTGGCTAATGGTAATTTTGGGTACATCGAATTACTAGAAGCAATTGAACCAAATAATAACTTTcag GTGAACATTGAAAGCCACCACAGAGGCATAAGTAATTCGGTCAGAATGCCTTCATTAAATGTCCAGAAAACAGATGTTTGTAATTTCATATCCACAGATTTGTTATTTGTACCATTAATTAGACGGATTTTTGATTTAGAAAAATTCTGTCCCATTGccaaa GGTAAACACATTGTTTATAAAGATACAATTGTTTCAAAGTATCGGCCTTACATTCCACTGGGCTGCTGGATGATTATAACTAAAATCACGAAAAAAGAATCAACATTCACATGTTTAAACCTTACTCTTCAATCATTGCCATCAATGAAATCGGAGCCTTAccagtgtacataa
- the LOC132938388 gene encoding E3 SUMO-protein ligase ZBED1-like isoform X2, which produces MSENVKNEWHTSQYIADTLNEVCIQWNISLETITAIVTDGAANITKAVDLLFGNPNKPRHIPCFAHTLNLVAQSAISRVADLSLLIKNVKSIVTWFKHSVVASDELRKVSNSKLIQEVATRWNSTFYMLERFIALRPFINDIVNRNISAPPMVCAKDIEEIIEIITVLRPLEAATKELCGEQYVSSSMVIPIVHLLETKIDEATTTQILSNQLKNALKLECSKRLGQIENVTFLAIATILDPRFKRLYFKNSVSLSKMLTKIAEEIKSCEGTSESSSDSSDSSQNKEFNLWNNHEKIVQQSSRSRGRATREEIGYPSELNLYLKSAVGRLTDSPLLLWKDMSTVYPNLVKVALKYLSTVATSVPSERLFSKAGLTMNQQRNRLTSKKLNMLLFLQSVDESFWEL; this is translated from the exons ATGTCAGAAAACGTTAAAAACGAGTG GCATACATCTCAGTACATTGCTGATACATTAAATGAGGTATGTATCCAATGGAACATTTCTTTGGAAACCATAACTGCAATTGTTACTGATGGAGCTGCGAACATAACAAAAGCTGTTGATTTATTGTTTGGAAATCCCAATAAGCCACGTCACATACCATGCTTCGCCCATACATTAAACTTGGTAGCTCAAAGTGCTATCTCCAGAGTCGCTGATTTAAGTTTACttattaaaaacgtaaaatcTATTGTAACATGGTTTAAACATTCGGTAGTAGCTAGTGATGAACTAAGAAAAGTTTCAAATAGTAAACTCATTCAAGAAGTTGCAACGAGGTGgaatagtacattttatatgCTTGAACGATTTATTGCTCTACGTCCATTCATTAACGATATTGTAAATCGTAATATCTCCGCTCCTCCAATGGTTTGTGCTAAAGATATAGaagaaattattgaaataattactgTTTTAAGGCCATTGGAAGCAGCAACAAAAGAATTATGTGGTGAACAATATGTTTCTAGTAGTATGGTCATACCAATTGTGCActtattagaaacaaaaattgATGAGGCAACAACAACTCAAATTCTTAGCAATCaactaaaaaatgcattaaaattagAGTGTTCAAAGCGACTAGGACAAATTGAAAACGTTACATTTTTAGCAATTGCTACAATATTAGATCCTAGATTCAAAaggttgtattttaaaaattcagtctcattatctaaaatgttaacCAAAATAGCTGAAGAAATTAAGTCGTGTGAAGGAACATCTGAAAGTTCATCTGATTCTTCTGATTCATCTC aaaataaagaatttaatttatggAATAATCACGAAAAAATTGTACAACAAAGTAGCCGTAGTCGTGGGCGAGCCACAAGAGAAGAAATTGGTTATCCATCtgaactaaatttatatttgaaaagtgCTGTAGGTCGGTTGACGGACAGTCCGTTATTACTGTGGAAAGATATGTCCACAGTTTATCCAAATCTTGTCAAAGtagctttaaaatatttaagcacAGTAGCTACTTCGGTACCCAGTGAAAGACTATTCTCTAAAGCAGGCTTGACTATGAACCAACAACGAAACCGTTTGACtagcaaaaaattaaatatgctatTGTTTTTACAATCTGTTGATGAGAGTTTTTGggaattgtaa